The Osmia lignaria lignaria isolate PbOS001 chromosome 1, iyOsmLign1, whole genome shotgun sequence nucleotide sequence GAAAATGGCGAGCATTCAACAGGTAAATAACAcatttagaaattatttcatttttttttctttttaaattaaacataagTATTTAATTATAACTCAATAAATAACGTTTTTCAGagtaatatttattcaaaatgcTCCTGAGAAAGTGGTGCTTCCTCCCTCACCTACAGATTCTTTGAGAGAAGTAACATTACCTCTAAAGGATCCAACTGCCTCTATGCCTGAGCTCAATCATACTTTATTACCCCGTAACATAGACCCTCCATGTGCCTCGCAGATGGTGAAACCAGATTCTGCCGCGCCTCCTCAAAGGCACGACGCTCAATTGAAACTTTatgtatttgataaattatCCTCATCCGAAGATAACTTGTAATACGATTGGGGTGTAATACAGATGGCTGCTAATTGTGTATTAATAATTAGCAAAACATGTAATGCAAGTATAAACATGTGTCTAGAAGAAAACTATAATTCTAGACTACAATACGATttcgaaaaatcgaaatttctatttcaaaactGTCAGATGTCCGCCCTTATGGAGCACATTTATCTGAAATCTAGTACTTCAGTGCTTACATTGACAATGGGATATTTGAAAATGTTTAACCATCAGGCTAAACATTTTCTCTGACAATTGtgtacataattattgtatctgtgatgttattaaataaactttaCCATATTTAAACAGTACCGTTCATCTGTGAAATAAGCAGTAGATACAATCTACAGAGTAAACTTTGTGCAGAGAATCTGTTTGGGAAGCTATCAAATCGGAAACCTATTTGTGACCCCGGTTCATAGGATTCCGGAGGAGAGTACTAGGAGATAAGGATGAAAATAAACAAGAACTAATTTTAGGTATTTTATTTAggtattcatttaaaaacaaatgcCAATTTTAATGCGTTTTATCGTCGAACTTGTCTCGAATACCATAAGGCATAAGCGATGGACAGAttctgtatatacatatatttactaatagtattatttttattgtttgcGTAAAGGGTTCGCTTTTTTAGGTAGTAAAGAGTAGTGCCAGGTAGTGCAGGATAATTCTAAAATCACCGTAGAGTGTGCAACAATAGAAGCGTTGGGCGGGGTCGGTATTTCAGATCGTCTGAACGAACTTTCATAAGGTGAGTGATCTATCCTACATCTTATCCATGGTGATACTTAATTTTATACATCCGGTCATTTTTATTGAGACGTAACAAAATTGcaaaacattataaataattagtACTAATGTTATCGTTTGTTAATAAAACAATTCATAATGTAATTTTCTGGACAAGTTTATCTAAAATATATTTcgtttaaaagttttaatatataaatctgTATATTCTTTTCGAAGATTAGTTTTAGTTGGCACCACCAGTCTTCCGGAATGTAGTTGCAAGTATACGAATGAGTGAACTGGTGAGCATCATCAAGCATCAGTTAGTTAAAATCCTGTCCTGAGGTAAGTTGTCCGATTGTAATCCACAATTATTTATGTATTAAATATCAATCCATTTAGAGAACGTGTTTAATTGTATTGAAAATAATCTCAAATTTGTTTAATGTTTAGTAGTTTTGTTGTTGGGTACGTTGCATTGCGGAAATATATGACGCAAAAATATTTATCTTAGGATTCTCACATGAAAAACGTGAATCGACTtacaaattgtaaatttatataatttatgatCATTTATATGTTTGcacataattaatattcacttgtaaaataaatctataataGAAATTTCAGTTTTGATCTCTTTTATTATTCTGTAACGCTGATTTTCTTCATTGGTAACTATATAATATAGCGTCGCTAAAATGGCGGTTACATTACGAGCATAGGCTCGAAAAAATCGTTATCGCAAGCAAACGAGAAATTCAATAAATGTTGTATTTTCcgctattaataaaaataacttttCCTTTTACTTGTATTtgctattgaaataaaaataaaaatcttgaaagaAGGTACAAAGTTATTAAacgtaaaatatatatatatatgttaatttaattttatccaaaGACGAAAGTGAAGTGTAAATTTGATTACAAATTATAGCATTTAttaatgtattttatatatctatacatatttatttagtatttctaaaatttcagcaATAATCCAAGATCATATCGGTATAAGAATGGCGGACAATGATGATCTTTTGGATTATGAAGATGAGGAACAAACCGAACAAGTAGTTGATGGAAGCGGGGACATACCTGCTAAGAAAGAAGTTAAGGGGACATATGTATCTATTCACAGTAGTGGATTTAGGGATTTTCTTCTGAAACCTGAAATATTACGTGCAATTGTTGACTGTGGTTTTGAACATCCTTCTGAaggtaatattattaattaattaaatgctgCAAGTACATGAAATATTTGTACCAACTATGATGATAACAGATAGGGACAACTGATTGTACATGACTGATAATCAAGTGATTTATCACCACTGATATGCTTATTATGTAAACTGTTTTTAAAtccaatataaaatatattgaataaCTCAAAAGTATTATTTACAGTACAGCATGAATGTATTCCTCAAGCAGTGCTTGGCATGGATATATTATGTCAAGCAAAATCTGGTATGGGAAAAACAGCTGTATTTGTATTAGCAACACTGCAACAATTAGAGTTAACTGAAAATCAAGTTTATGTTCTTGTAATGTGCCACACGCGAGAACTTGCTTTTCAAATCAGCAAGGAATATGAAAGATTTAGCAAGTACATGCCTCATGTAAAGGTAAATTATATaagaataacatttttttctgaTCTATtgctttataataatttttggaAATCAATTAAATTTGCGTTAAACAATCTTCATATGATGATTAATTATCTTACTAAATAATGGTGACATTCATTATACTACCACCCAACGCTGATGAAGATTCTATTatcgtttattaataaaatttatataaaaaatagtatttcTTATATTCTATAATGTGCTGAAATATAACAGGTTGGAGTATTCTTTGGTGGCTTGCCAATTCAAAAAGACGAAGAAGTATTAAAGAACACATGCCCTCATATTGTTGTGGGTACACCAGGTCGTATCCTCGCTCTCGtacgaaataaaaaattgaacctAAAGCATTTGAAACACTTTATTCTTGACGAGTGTGATAAAATGCTTGAATTGTTAGGTAAGTGTATAATgttttacatatgtatatgtatataaatttttataatataaattgttaaatttgtTTATAGACATGCGTAGAGATGTACAGGAAATATTTAGAAGCACTCCACACGGCAAGCAAGTCATGATGTTCAGCGCTACATTGTCCAAGGAGATACGTCCTGTCTGC carries:
- the Hel25E gene encoding ATP-dependent RNA helicase 25E isoform X2, translated to MADNDDLLDYEDEEQTEQVVDGSGDIPAKKEVKGTYVSIHSSGFRDFLLKPEILRAIVDCGFEHPSEVQHECIPQAVLGMDILCQAKSGMGKTAVFVLATLQQLELTENQVYVLVMCHTRELAFQISKEYERFSKYMPHVKVGVFFGGLPIQKDEEVLKNTCPHIVVGTPGRILALVRNKKLNLKHLKHFILDECDKMLELLDMRRDVQEIFRSTPHGKQVMMFSATLSKEIRPVCKKFMQDPMEVYVDDEAKLTLHGLQQHYVKLKENEKNKKLFELLDVLEFNQVVIFVKSVQRCMALAQLLTEQNFPAIGIHRGMTQEERLSRYQQFKDFQKLQICSDVAWISNV
- the Hel25E gene encoding ATP-dependent RNA helicase 25E isoform X1 → MADNDDLLDYEDEEQTEQVVDGSGDIPAKKEVKGTYVSIHSSGFRDFLLKPEILRAIVDCGFEHPSEVQHECIPQAVLGMDILCQAKSGMGKTAVFVLATLQQLELTENQVYVLVMCHTRELAFQISKEYERFSKYMPHVKVGVFFGGLPIQKDEEVLKNTCPHIVVGTPGRILALVRNKKLNLKHLKHFILDECDKMLELLDMRRDVQEIFRSTPHGKQVMMFSATLSKEIRPVCKKFMQDPMEVYVDDEAKLTLHGLQQHYVKLKENEKNKKLFELLDVLEFNQVVIFVKSVQRCMALAQLLTEQNFPAIGIHRGMTQEERLSRYQQFKDFQKRILVATNLFGRGMDIERVNIVFNYDMPEDSDTYLHRVARAGRFGTKGLAITLVSDESDAKILNDVQERFDVNITELPDEIDLASYIEGR